One segment of Streptomyces sp. TG1A-8 DNA contains the following:
- a CDS encoding GNAT family N-acetyltransferase: MPDVKHFESIDDIDRDAWDALVPSSCFYQSHAWLRGQERPEFATAGYLAVEDEGELLAGTPFYDFPSENAPPLPDVAEGSTVLRFGTRTGYHNEFLLPKDPGRAGEGLDALVAGAAERAALLGCDALLFDFLTTDSLRLLAGRFDVRAQLRAAEAVVHNDGGTFESYRRLLGRHVRKREYEIRRFVDSGLRVETASLSACVDEFAPLVGQTMDRYNASLVPAEIHTFLTVQARCLDDLGTVFRCLDEKGELVGASLCFAWRDTFYARVAGFDYARVRNAFEYFNAVYYEPLHHMERNGMTALHLGPSALKAKVHRGASLHPLWAAVVPLPATTTAGLRRDAVADQSLADEVRAEAGGGMGDEEWDLSRVTPL; the protein is encoded by the coding sequence ATGCCTGATGTGAAGCACTTCGAATCGATCGACGACATCGACCGGGACGCCTGGGACGCGTTGGTGCCGAGCAGTTGTTTCTACCAGAGCCACGCCTGGCTGCGTGGCCAGGAGCGGCCCGAGTTCGCCACCGCCGGATACCTCGCGGTCGAGGACGAGGGCGAACTCCTCGCCGGGACGCCGTTCTACGACTTCCCGTCCGAGAACGCCCCGCCCCTGCCGGACGTGGCCGAGGGCAGCACCGTGCTCAGATTCGGTACCCGTACCGGATACCACAACGAGTTCCTGTTGCCGAAGGATCCCGGAAGGGCGGGGGAGGGGCTCGACGCGCTGGTCGCCGGTGCCGCCGAGAGGGCCGCTCTGCTGGGCTGCGACGCGCTGCTCTTCGACTTCCTCACCACCGACAGCCTGCGGCTGCTCGCGGGCCGGTTCGATGTGCGGGCACAGTTGCGGGCCGCCGAGGCCGTGGTGCACAACGACGGCGGTACCTTCGAGTCCTACCGCCGCCTGCTCGGCCGCCACGTACGCAAGCGCGAATACGAGATCCGGCGCTTCGTGGACTCCGGGCTGCGCGTGGAGACGGCCTCGCTCTCCGCGTGCGTCGACGAATTCGCGCCATTGGTCGGCCAGACCATGGACCGCTACAACGCTTCCCTCGTCCCGGCGGAGATCCACACGTTCCTGACGGTCCAGGCGCGCTGTCTGGACGACCTGGGCACGGTGTTCCGCTGTCTCGACGAGAAGGGGGAACTGGTCGGCGCCAGCCTGTGCTTCGCCTGGCGGGACACGTTCTACGCCCGGGTGGCCGGCTTCGACTACGCGCGGGTGCGGAACGCCTTCGAATACTTCAACGCCGTGTACTACGAACCGCTGCACCACATGGAACGCAACGGCATGACGGCACTCCACCTCGGGCCCTCCGCCCTGAAGGCGAAGGTGCACCGGGGGGCTTCGCTGCACCCGCTGTGGGCGGCCGTCGTCCCACTGCCGGCCACGACGACCGCCGGGCTGCGGCGCGACGCGGTGGCGGACCAATCCCTCGCCGACGAGGTGCGGGCGGAGGCGGGGGGCGGCATGGGCGACGAGGAGTGGGACCTGAGCCGCGTCACTCCTCTGTGA
- a CDS encoding nuclear transport factor 2 family protein — translation MSDNEKFIRDAYQVAEAQDIPGWIARFTENGTFTDESVGVTYRGQDIGRPVEDYARAFPDMHRELYDVYVRGDVVVVELSLNGTHNGPLTTPMGVIAPTGRTVKVPCCDVFRMRDGRIESFNCYPSGTVLFGQLGVLNNLEAAVTP, via the coding sequence ATGTCCGACAACGAGAAGTTCATCAGGGACGCCTACCAGGTGGCCGAGGCTCAGGACATCCCCGGGTGGATCGCCCGTTTCACCGAGAACGGCACCTTCACGGACGAGTCGGTCGGCGTCACCTACCGCGGCCAGGACATCGGCCGACCGGTGGAGGACTACGCCAGGGCCTTCCCCGACATGCACCGGGAACTGTACGACGTCTACGTGCGGGGCGACGTCGTCGTCGTGGAGCTGTCCCTCAACGGAACGCACAACGGGCCCCTGACGACACCCATGGGCGTCATCGCCCCCACCGGCAGGACCGTCAAGGTGCCCTGCTGTGACGTGTTCCGGATGCGCGACGGCAGGATCGAGTCGTTCAACTGCTACCCCTCCGGCACGGTCCTCTTCGGACAACTGGGCGTGCTGAACAACCTGGAGGCCGCGGTCACCCCGTGA